The DNA sequence GTCCCGCTGCCCATCGGCAACGGCGAACAGCGGCTCAACGCCCAGCCGGTCGTCAAGGCCGGCGGCGGACTGCTGGTCGACGACGCGGAACTGACGCCGGAGTGGGTGCAGCAGAACGTGCTCCCGGTCCTCGCCGACCCGCACCGGCTGTACGAGATGTCCCGCGCCGCCGCCGAGTTCGGCCGCCGGGACGCCGACGACCTCCTCGTCGGCATGGTGTACGAGGCGATCGCCGCCCGTGCGCATCGTTAGACGCGTCTGACGGAAGGGCAGGCAACGTGGCCGGATCGACCACCGCCGAGCGCGGTGCACGCCAGCAGGGGTCGTCCGGCCCCCCGCCGCCCGTCCGGCGGTTCGGGCAACGGCATGTTCGTCGGATCATCGTTTCGGCCATCGCCCTGCTGTTCCTCGGCAGCGGGGCGTTCTGGCTGCTCTACGGGTCGGACCTGGTCCGCGTGGAACGCGTCACCGTGTCGGGGACCCGGGTGCTGACGCCGGACCAGGTCCGCGCCGCCGCCGACGTGCCGCTCGGGGAACAGCTGGTGTCCGTGGACACCGACGCGATCGAGGCGCGTCTCGCCCATGAGCTGCCCCGAATTGACATGGTTGACGTGATCCGTTCCTGGCCGAGCGAAATCACGCTGAAAGTGGCGGAACGCACCCCTGTTCTTCTCATTCACCAAGGCGAGAAGTTCGTCGAAGTGGACGACGAAGGCGTCCGTTTCGCCACGGTCGCCAAGGCGCCCAAGGGCGTACCCGCTCTGGAATTGGCCGTCTCCGGAACCGGTTCCACGGCACCGAGCCTGCGTCGCTTCGGCCAGGACCGGCTGGTGCGGGAGGCGGTACGGGTGGCCGGCGACCTTCCGTCCGCCGTGGCCCGCACGACCCGGAGCGTCAAGGTCCGTTCCTATGACGACATCTCGCTGGAGCTGACGGACGGCCGGACGGTCGACTGGGGAAGCGGTGAGAAGAACGCCGAGAAGGGTCGTACTCTCACCGCGCTCATGAAAGCGGAGCCCGGCGCGCGGCACTTCGACGTCAGCGTTCCCACGGCCCCCGCGTCATCGGGAAGTTGACGCACATCAGCGCAGGCCAGCACCCTGGTTGGGCAGCGCTACGGCTGATCACATAGGGTGAAAAGAAAAACGGGAGGTTCGGCGTGTTCGTTGAACGCGCGCCACTTGTCGACTTAGTGTCCTGTTCAGAAGACTCCAGGGAACAGACACACTGGTAACCCTAAACTTCAACGTTAGGGTTCGGGTCGGCGCTACGGACCGTCCCATTCGGCATCAGTCGTCGGGTCGCGGGGGCATCAGTGCTTCAGCGGTCGGGCGACACGTAACTCGAGGCGAGAGGCCTTCGACGTGGCAGCACCGCAGAACTACCTCGCAGTCATCAAAGTCATCGGTGTCGGCGGCGGTGGTGTCAATGCCATCAACCGGATGATCGAGGTCGGTCTCAAGGGCGTCGAGTTCATCGCCATCAACACCGACGCGCAAGCTCTGTTGATGAGCGACGCCGACGTCAAGCTCGACGTCGGCCGTGAACTCACCCGCGGACTCGGCGCCGGAGCCAACCCGGCCGTCGGCCGCAAGGCCGCCGAGGACCACCGCGAGGAGATCGAGGAGGTCCTCAAGGGGGCCGACATGGTCTTCGTGACGGCCGGTGAGGGCGGCGGCACCGGCACCGGCGGCGCGCCCGTCGTGGCCAACATCGCCCGCTCGCTCGGTGCCCTCACCATCGGTGTGGTCACCCGCCCGTTCACCTTCGAGGGACGGCGCCGCGCGAACCAGGCCGAGGACGGCATCGCGGAGCTCCGCGAAGAGGTCGACACCCTCATCGTGATCCCGAACGACCGGCTGCTGTCCATCTCGGACCGCCAGGTGTCGGTCCTCGACGCCTTCAAGTCGGCCGACCAGGTGCTCCTCTCCGGTGTGCAGGGCATCACCGACCTCATCACCACGCCCGGTCTGATCAACCTCGACTTCGCCGACGTCAAGTCCGTCATGTCCGAGGCCGGTTCGGCGCTCATGGGCATCGGCTCGGCCCGCGGCGACGACCGCGCGGTGGCCGCCGCCGAGATGGCCATCTCCTCGCCGCTGCTGGAGGCCTCCATCGACGGCGCCCGCGGCGTGCTGCTCTCCATCTCCGGCGGCAGCGACCTCGGCCTGTTCGAGATCAACGAGGCGGCCCAGCTGGTGAGCGAGGCCGCGCACCCCGAGGCCAACATCATCTTCGGCGCGGTGATCGACGACGCCCTCGGCGACGAGGTCCGGGTCACCGTGATCGCGGCCGGCTTCGACGGCGGCCAGCCCCCGGCCAAGCGGGACAACGTCCTCGGTTCGTCCTCGGCCAAGCGCGAGGAGCCCGCCCCGGCGCGGCAGCCCGAGAGCCGCCCGTCCTTCGGCTCGCTCGGCAGCGTCACGCCGAAGGAGGACCCGGAGCCGGTGGCCCCGGAGCCGGTGAACGACATCCCGGTCGTCCAGCCGCCGGTCCCGCCGTCGCGGTCCTACGACAGCGCCGCCGAGGAACTGGACGTACCGGACTTCCTGAAGTGATAGGACAGCGCGAGAGCGTGAGCGGCGCGCACTTCGCCTTCACCGACCGGTGGGGCGGGGTGAGCGCCGCTCCGTATGAGGAGCTCAACCTCGGGGGAGCGGTCGGCGACGACCCCGGCGCGGTCCGCACCAACCGCGAACTGGCCGCCAAGTCCCTCGGCGTCGACCCGGCCCTGGTGGTCTGGATGAACCAGGTCCACGGGGCCGACGTGGTCGTGGTCGACGAGCCGTGGGGCGAGCGTCCCGTGCCGGAGGTCGACGCGATCGTCACCGCCCGGCGGGGACTCGCCCTCGCGGTGCTGACCGCCGACTGCGTGCCGGTCCTGCTGGCGGACCCCGTCGCCGGAGTCGTCGCCGCGGCCCACGCGGGCCGGCCCGGACTGGTCGCCGGGGTGGTCCCCGCCGCCGTACGGGCCATGACCGGACTCGGCGCCGAACCCTCGCGGATCGTCGCCCGCACCGGACCCGCCGTCTGCGGCCGGTGCTACGAGGTGCCGGAGGCGATGCGCGCCGAGGTGGCCGCCGCCGAGCCGGCGGCGCACGCCGTCACGAGCTGGGGCACACCGGCGGTCGACGTCGCCGCGGGCGTGCACGCGCAGCTCGAACGGCTCGGGGTGCGCGACCGGGAGCAGTCGCCGGTGTGCACGCTGGAGTCGGCGGATCACTTCTCGTACCGCCGCGACCGCACCACCGGGCGGCTCGCGGGTCATGTGTGGCTGGACTGAGGAAGATGACGGACCGTAAGGACGAACTCGCCGTGAACCTGGCGAGGGTGGAGGAGCGGATCGCCGCCGCGTGCGCCGCCGCCGGCCGCGCGCGCGACGAGGTGACCCTGATCGTGGTCACCAAGACCTACCCCGCGAGCGACGTGCGGATCCTGTCGGAACTCGGTGTGCGTCACGTCGCCGAGAACCGGGACCAGGACGCCGCCCCCAAGGCGGCGGAGTGCTCGGATCTGCCCCTTACGTGGCATTTCGTCGGTCAGCTTCAGACCAATAAGGTGCGTTCCGTGGTCGGTTATGCCGATCTCGTACAGTCGGTCGACCGATCCCGACTGGTGACGGCTCTCTCCAAGGAGGCCGTGCGGGCCGGGCGCGAGGTGGGCTGTCTCGTCCAGGTCGCCCTCGACGCCGGCGCGAGCGGCCGGGGCGAGCGCGGAGGAGTCGCGCCCGGCTCGGTCGCGGAGTTGGCCGCGCTCATCGCCGGGGCCGAGGGGCTGCGGCTGGACGGGCTGATGACGGTCGCCCCGCTCACCGGCGAGTACGCGGGACGCGAACAGGCCGCCTTCGAGCGGTTGATGGATTTGTCGACGGACCTGCGCCGCACCCATCCGACTGCGAACATGGTCTCGGCAGGGATGAGTGCGGACCTCGAACAGGCTGTGGCCGCCGGAGCGACACATGTGCGCGTCGGCAGTGCGGTACTCGGAGTCCGCCCCGGGCTCGGGTAACGTCGCCAAGAAGTCGGACCACAGCAGAAAATATGGTCATTTCCGCCAAATAGCGGACGTAACGACCTAGTGGATCGCGGGCACTTGGCGGTCGTCAGCAGATCCACCACAGAGCGGAGGACTCGGAGCATGGCCGGCGCGATGCGCAAAATGGCGGTCTACCTCGGCCTCGTGGAGGACGATGGGTACGACGGCCGCGGATTCGACCCAGATGACGACTTCGAACCCGAACTCGACCCGGAGCCCGAGCGGGACCACCGGCGACATGAGTCATCTCACCAGTCGCACGGTGCACATCAGTCCCAAAGGGACGAAGAGGTACGAGTCGTACACCCTCCCGCGCCGCGCGAACCGGTCTCCCGTTCCGCTTCGCTCCCCGCGGAATCGCCACGCCCGGCGCGGATCGCGCCCGTGGCATCCATCACACAAGAACGCGCGAGCCTGGAGAAGAACGCACCGGTGATCATGCCCAAGGTCGTGTCCGAACGAGAGCCTTACCGGATCACCACGCTCCACCCCCGGACCTACAACGAGGCCCGTACCATCGGGGAACACTTCCGTGAGGGCACGCCGGTGATCATGAATCTGACTGAGATGGATGACACAGACGCGAAGCGACTTGTCGACTTTGCGGCCGGTTTGGTGTTTGGTCTTCACGGCAGCATCGAGCGGGTGACGCAGAAGGTGTTCCTGCTGTCTCCTGCTAACGTCGATGTCACGGCGGAGGACAAGGCCCGCATCGCAGAGGGCGGGTTCTTCAACCAGAGCTGAGACGCAGTACCGGACCGAGCAGTGCACAGGGGAGAGGGAAAAACAGGCCATGAGCGTGTTCGCGCAGGTGATCTACATCGCGCTGATGGTGTTCCTCATCGTGCTCATCTTCCGGCTGGTCATGGACTACGTGTTCCAGTTCGCCCGCTCGTGGCAACCCGGCAAGGCGATGGTGGTCGTCCTGGAGGCCACCTACACTGTCACCGATCCACCGCTGAAGCTTCTGCGGCGGTTCATCCCGCCGCTGCGTCTCGGGGGCGTGGCGCTCGACCTGTCCTTCTTCGTCCTGATGATCATCGTCTACATCCTGATCTCGATCGTGGGCAATCTCGCGAGGTGACTGTGGACGATACGGTCTTGCCGACTGCCGATGACTACGTTGAGGTGAAGAGATGCCGTTGACCCCCGAGGACGTGCGGAACAAGCAGTTCACGACCGTCCGCCTCCGAGAAGGCTATGACGAGGACGAGGTCGATGCCTTCCTCGACGAGGTCGAAGCCGAACTGACGCGCCTGCTCCGCGAGAACGAGGACCTGCGCGCCAAGCTGGCCGCGGCCACGCGTGCCGCCGCGCAGAACCAGCAGAACATGCGCAAGCCTCCTGAGCCACAGGACCAGCAGCAGCAACAGCAGCAGGGGCCGCCCCAGGGCATGCCCCAGCAGGGCATGCGAGGTCCCGGCGCTCCGGTGCCCGCCGGGATATCGGGCCCGCCGCAGCAGCAGATGGGTGGCCCCATGGGTGGTCCGCCCCAGCTGCCGAGCGGTGCGCCGCAGCTGCCCGCCGGCCCCGGCGGACAGGGCGGCCCGCAGGGCCCCGGCCCCATGGGTCAGGGTCCCGGGCCGATGGGCCAGGGCGGCCCGATGCAGGGGCAGATGGGCCATGGCGGCCCGATGGGCGGTCCCATGGGCGGACCCGGTATGCCCGGTCAGGGCGGCCCGGGTGGCGACAGCGCCGCGCGCGTCCTGTCGCTGGCCCAGCAGACCGCCGACCAGGCGATCGCCGAGGCCCGTTCCGAGGCCAACAAGATCGTCGGCGAGGCGCGTTCGCGTGCCGAGGGTCTCGAGCGGGACGCCCGCGCCAAGGCGGACGCCCTGGAGCGGGACGCGCAGGAGAAGCACCGCGTCGCGATGGGCTCCCTGGAGTCCGCCCGCGCCACGCTGGAGCGCAAGGTCGAGGACCTGCGCGGCTTCGAGCGCGAGTACCGCACGCGGCTGAAGTCCTACCTGGAGTCGCAGCTGCGCCAGCTGGAGACCCAGGCGGACGACTCGCTCGCCCCGCCGCGCCAGGCTCCCGCCTCCAGCGCCCCGTCGCTGCCGCCGTCCCCGGCGCCCTCGATGGCTCCGGCCGGTGCCGGTGCGCCGTCCTACGGCGGCACCCAGACGATGGGTGGCCCGCCGAGCCAGTCCGGCCCGTCCTACGGCGGTCAGCAGCAGATGCAGCCGGCGATGACCCAGCCGATGGCGCCGGTGCGTCCGCAGGGCCCCTCTCCGATGGGTCAGGCGCCCTCGCCGATGCGCGGGTTCCTCATCGACGAGGACGACAACTGACGGCCCTCGTGGTCATGAGTACGGCGTAGCAGTCGGCAGCGTTCAGGGCGGGGCCCCCGGATCCACAGGATTCCGGGGGCCCCGCCCTTGTGCTGTGCGCGCCCGTCGTCCCTGCGGTGGGTGTTCGACCGCGGGGCAGCTGTCCGTCGGACACCACGCCGAGGGCCCGGTGCCGCCAAGATTCTTCCTGGCGGCACCGGGCCCTCGTGTGCGGTGCCCCGCGTGTTACGCCTTGCGCAGGCGGAACGTCAGGGACAGGCCCTCGTCCGTGAAGGCGTCGCCGTAGCCGGCGTCCGCCTCGCCCTGGGCGAAGTCGGTGGCGAGGACCTCGTCGGCGATCAGGGCGGAGTGGCCGGTCAGGGCGTCGACCGTCGCGGCGTCCGTGGCCGTCCAGCGCAGGGCGATCCGGTCGGCCACGTCGAGGCCGCTGTTCTTGCGGGCCTCCTGGATGAGACGGATCGCGTCCCGGGCCAGGCCCGCGCGGCGCAGCTCCTCGGTGATCTCCAGGTCCAGGGCGACGGTGGCACCGGCGTCGGAGGCCACCGACCAGCCCTCGCGCGGGGTCTCCGTGATGATCACCTCGTCCGGGGCGAGGGTGATCGTCTCGCCGTCGACCTCGACCGAGGCCGTGCCCTCGCGCAGCGCGAGGGACAGCGCGGCGGCGTCCGCGTTCGCGACCGCCTTGGCCACGTCCTGGACCCGCTTGCCGAACCGCTTGCCCAGCGCGCGGAAGTTGGCCTTGGCCGTGGTGTCCACCAGCGAGCCGCCCACCTCGGACAGCGACGCCAGCGACTCGACGTTCAGCTCCTCGGTGATCTGCGCGTGCAGCTCCGGGTCGAGGCCGTCGAAGCCGCTCGCGGCGATCAGCGCCCGCCTCAGCGGCTGGCGGGTCTTCACGCCCGACTCCGCGCGGGTGGCACGGCCCAGCTCCACCAGACGGCGCACCAGCAGCATCTGCCGCGACAGCTCCGGGTCGATGGCGGTCAGGTCCGCCTCGGGCCAGGTGGACAGGTGCACCGACTCCGGGGCGCCCGGGGTGACCGGGACGATCAGGTCCTGCCAGACCCGCTCGGTGATGAACGGGGTCAGCGGGGCCATCAGCCGGGTGACCGTCTCCACGACCTCGTGCAGGGTGCGCAGCGCGGCCTTGTCGCCCTGCCAGAAGCGGCGGCGCGAGCGGCGGACGTACCAGTTGGACAGGTCGTCGACGAACGCGGAGAGCAGCTTGCCGGCGCGCTGGGTGTCGTAGCCCTCCAGAGCCTGCGTCACCTGGTCGGTGAGCGCGTGGAGTTCGGACAGCAGCCAGCGGTCGAGGACCGGCCGGTCGGCTGGGGCCGGGTCGGCCGCGGAGGGAGCCCAGTTCGACGTGCGGGCGTAGAGGGCCTGGAAGGCGACCGTGTTCCAGTAGGTCAGCAGCGTCTTGCGGACGACCTCCTGGATGGTGCCGTGGCCCACCCTGCGGGCCGCCCACGGCGAGCCGCCGGCCGCCATGAACCAGCGGACCGCGTCCGCGCCGTGCTGGTCCATCAGCGGGATCGGCTGCAGGATGTTGCCCAGGTGCTTGGACATCTTGCGGCCGTCCTCGGCCAGGATGTGACCGAGGCAGACCACGTTCTCGTACGACGACTTGTCGAAGACGAGGGTGCCGACCGCCATCAGGGTGTAGAACCAGCCGCGGGTCTGGTCGATGGCCTCGGAGATGAACTGCGCCGGGTACCGGCTCTCGAACAGCTCCTTGTTCTTGTACGGGTAGCCCCACTGCGCGAACGGCATCGAGCCCGAGTCGTACCAGGCGTCGATGACCTCCGGCACGCGCACGGCCGTCTTCCCGCAGCCGTCGTGGCGGCAGGCGAAGGTGACCTCGTCGATGTACGGGCGGTGCGGGTCGAGCCCGGACTGGTCGGTGCCGGTCAGCTCGGTCAGCTCCGCGCGGGAGCCGACGACGGTGAGGTGGTCGTCCTCGCAGCGCCAGATCGGCAGCGGGGTGCCCCAGTAGCGGTTGCGGGACAGCGCCCAGTCGATGTTGTTGTTCAGCCAGTCGCCGTACCGGCCGTGCTTGACGGAGTCGGGGAACCAGTTGGTCTTCTCGTTCTCCTGGAGCAGGCGGTCCTTGATGGCCGTGGTGCGGATGTACCAGGACGGCTGCGCGTAGTAGAGGAGCGCGGTGTGGCAGCGCCAGCAGTGCGGGTAGCTGTGCTCGTACGGGATGTGCCGGAAGAGCAGGCCGCGCTCGTCGAGGTCGGCGGTGAGCTTCTCGTCGGCCTTCTTGAAGAAGGCGCCGCCGACGAGCGGGACGTCCTCCTCGAAGGTGCCGTCGGGGCGGACCGGGTTGACGACGGGCAGGCCGTAGGAGCGGCAGACCTTGAGGTCGTCCTCGCCGAAGGCGGGGGACTGGTGGACCAGGCCGGTGCCGTCCTCGGTGGTGACGTACTCGGCGTTCACCACGAAGTGGGCGGGCTCGGGGAACTCCACCAGCTCGAAGGGGCGCCGGTAGGTCCAGCGCTCCATCTCGGCGCCGGTGAAGGACTGCCCGGTGGCCTCCCAGCCCTCGCCGAGGGCCTTGGCGAGCAGCGGCTCGGCGACGACCAGCTTCTCCTCGCCGTTCGTGGCGACGACGTACGTCACCTCGGGGTGGGCGGCGACCGCGGTGTTGGAGACCAGGGTCCACGGGGTGGTCGTCCAGACGACCAGCGCGGCCTCGCCGGCCAGCGGGCCCGAGGTGAGCGGGAAGCGGACGTAGACGGAGGGGTCCACGACCGTCTCGTAGCCCTGCGCCAGCTCGTGGTCGGAGAGGCCGGTGCCGCAGCGCGGGCACCAGGGGGCCACGCGGTGGTCCTGGACCAGCAGGCCCTTGGTGAAGATCTCCTTCAGCGACCACCAGACGGACTCGACGTACTCCGGGTCCATGGTGCGGTAGGCGTCGTCGAGGTCGACCCAGTAGCCCATGCGGGTGGTCAGCTCGGTGAAGGCGTCGGTGTGGCGGGTCACGGACTCGCGGCACTTGGCGTTGAACTCGGCGATGCCGTACGCCTCGATGTCCTGCTTGCCGGAGAAGCCGAGTTCCTTCTCGACGGCGAGCTCCACCGGGAGGCCGTGGCAGTCCCAGCCGGCCTTGCGGGCCACGTGGTAGCCGCGCATGGTGCGGAAGCGGGGGAAGACGTCCTTGAAGACGCGGGCCTCGATGTGGTGGGCGCCGGGCATGCCGTTGGCGGTGGGCGGGCCCTCGTAGAACACCCACTCGGGGCGTCCCTCGGACTGCTCCAGGCTCTTGGCGAAGATCTTCTGCTCGCGCCAGAAGTCGAGCACGGCGTGCTCGAGGGCGGGCAGGTCGACCTGGGCGGGCACTTGGCGGTACGTCGGCGTTGTCATCAGCGGGCTTCCTCCGGCGGACTTGCTGCCTTCCGTCCGGAGGGACGAGAGCCGTGTCGATCCCTGCGCCGCCTTGGCGCGCTCCCGCGGTACCACCCTCCTTGGCCCCCCGGTGCTTCGTGTGCGCCGGTGAGCCCCCTCATTGGGGTCGCGATGCCGGTTCTACCGCCCCCGTGGGGGTTTCTTCCGGCGGCTCCGGGGTGATCTTCACGTCGCGCTCGCCCCCGGGCTCACACCGTCCCCGGGTCGCTCTGGGCTGCGTACGCCGCTACTCGTCCCCATCCACGCTTTTCGCTCCGCCCAGTGTACGGCGCGCCGGGGACAGCGGCCGACCCGATTTCCGCGACCGGGGGGCGGGACGCCGTTTCGGTGCCCTGCCGCCCGGTGTACTCCGAATGGCGAGGTACGGGTGTTCGGATTCCCGGGCGCCCTTCCCGGCGGCATACCCGGCGGGGAGCTGGGCACAACGCATGCAGGCTCGTCGCGCGGCGTCCGCGGGGCGGGGGAATCGGGCGGTGTGCCCCGTTGCCGCGGGACTCAAGTCGATTTATCGTCCCAGCACGATTCGCGTGCAAGATCACAATATGTGAAGGGGCCGCGGCCATGGTGGCGAAGAAGACCGCCGTACAGCAGTCGGCGCCGTTCGGCGAGCCCCGATCCGTTCCCGGTGGTGGGTCCCGTGGGACCGGTGGGACGAAGGGGTCCGGTGGGAAGGCGCGGGGCACGCTGGCGACGGTCGGCGGCACGGCGGCACCCGAGGTGGGGGCGGACGGCGGGGGACCCGCCGCACCCAAGGCGGCCGTGAAGAAGGCGTCCGCGAGGACGTCCGGGAAGTCAGCGTCCGGAAAGACAGCGTCCGTGAAGAAGGCGTCCGGGAAGAAGGCGTCCGTCATGGAGGAGCCTGCGAAGAGGACGGCGGCCGGGGGTACGGCGACGGGAGGTGCGGCCGTCGAGGAGGCGGAGGCGCCTGTCGGGCGGCCGGCAGGGAAGAAGTCCCCTGCGAAGAAGTCCCCTGAGCAGGGGACACCTCCCAAGAAGGCGGTGGCGGAGAAGACGGCGGCTGCCGGGGCGCCCGAGAAGAAGGCGGCGCCGGGGAAGCCGCCCGCGGCGGCGAAGAAGAAGACGGCCGCGACGGCGAAGAAGACAGCGGCGAAGAAGACGGTGGCGAAGAAGACGGCAGCGGCGGACAAGGCGCCCGCGGGGAAGGCGCCCGCCAAGAAGACGAGGGCCCGCGACGTGCCCCCGGAGAAGGCGGCCCGGGCGGCGGGTGCCGTCGTGGCGGGGGCGGAGGGAACCGGGCCGGAGGGTCCGGGTGGTGGCGCCGGCGGGAAGCCGCGGGGCGTCGCCAGGACCAGTGGGTCCGCTCAGGATGTGGCCGGGCACAGCGCGGCCGATGACGCGGACGCGGCCGAGGCCGCGCCGCAGACGGGAGTGACGACGGTGGGTGCGAAGAAGACTCCTGGCACGGCGGCGACGGCGGCGAAGACCGCTGTACCCAAGGCCCGGATCGGCGCGGCGGAGCCGGGCGACCTCGCGGTGCGTCCGGGCGAGGAGCCCTGGACTCCGGACGAGGTCGAGGAGGCGCGGACCGAGCTGATGTCCGAGGTGCTGCGGCTGCGCGAGGAGATCACGTCCTCGGAGCAGTCGCTGGCCGGCCTGATGCGGGACTCCGGCGACGGCGCGGGCGACGACCAGGCGGACACCGGGACCAAGAACATCACGCGCGAGCACGAACTCGCGCTCGCCGCCAACGCGCGCGAGATGCTCACCCAGTTCGAACGCGCCCTCCAGCGCCTCGACGCCGGGACGTACGGCCTGTGCGAGAACTGCGGCAACCCCATCGGAAAGGCCCGGATGCAGGCCTTCCCGCGGGCCACCCTGTGCGTCGAGTGCAAGCAGAAGCAGGAGCGCCGGTACTGATCGGCGGCCGTGCAGGTCGTGCCGTACCCTCGTCCTCAGTCAGGTACCTAGGTTGAGGGACTCACGTGGCAGAGGCGGAGCGCATCATCGGTACGCCGGACACCCCGGACGCGGACCGGGACGAGCAGGAGACGGCCGGCACCGAGGGCACGGCGGCGGAGACCGGGCGGCCCCGCGGCAAGCGGCGGGTCGTCGTGCTGTTCGCCGTCGCCGCCTTCGCCTACGCCCTCGACCTGATCAGCAAGATGATCGTGGTCGCCAAGCTGGAGCACCACGAGCCCATCGAGATCATCGGGGACTGGCTGAGGTTCGAGGCGATCCGCAACGCGGGCGCGGCGTTCGGCTTCGGCGAGGCCTTCACCGTGATCTTCACGGTGATCGCCGCGTCGGTGATCGTGGTGATCATCCGCCTGGCGCGCAAGCTCTACAGCCTGCCCTGGGCGATCGCGCTCGGCATGCTGCTCGGCGGCGCCCTCGGCAACCTCACCGACCGGATCTTCCGGTCCCCGGGTGTCTTCGAGGGCGCGGT is a window from the Streptomyces capillispiralis genome containing:
- the lspA gene encoding signal peptidase II, whose amino-acid sequence is MAEAERIIGTPDTPDADRDEQETAGTEGTAAETGRPRGKRRVVVLFAVAAFAYALDLISKMIVVAKLEHHEPIEIIGDWLRFEAIRNAGAAFGFGEAFTVIFTVIAASVIVVIIRLARKLYSLPWAIALGMLLGGALGNLTDRIFRSPGVFEGAVVDFIAPKHFAVFNLADSAIVCGGILIVLLSFRGLDPDGTVHKD